The Pseudomonas sp. SCA2728.1_7 DNA segment CGACAACTCATCGAGCAGCGGGATGATCGCCTGCTTGCACGGGAAGGTAATGTTCAGCCCGGTGTAATTCATCCGTTCGGCCGCCAGCAGCAAGTCGGGCAGGGCGGTGCTGTCCATGTTCAGTTGATCGAGATCGATCAGTCGGTACAGATAACGCAGGCCTTGGGCATCGCCTTCGTGCTCATGCAGCGCGGGAGTGCGCGAGGCCTGAATGCCGGCGCCGATCAGCCCGGCGAGTATTACGTTAGAGCGAGACATGCGCGTTACCCCTTCAGCCGCTGGCTGAAATGTTCCAGTGCCAGTCGATAGCCGTGACTGCCAAACCCGGCCATTACCGCTGTGGCAATCGCCGAGACAAACGAGTGATGACGAAATGGTTCGCGGGCGTGGACATTGGACAGGTGCACTTCGATCACCGGCAATTCACTGGCTACCAGCGCATCGCGAATCGCCACCGAAGTGTGCGTCCACGCCGCCGGGTTGATCACGATTCCGGCGCAACGGCCACGGGCGGCGTGAATCCAGTCGAGCAGTTCGCCTTCGTGGTTGGTCTGGCGAAACTCCACGGCCAGGCCGAATTCTTCAGCCGCACGACCGCACAGAGCCGAGATGTCCGCCAGGGTTTCGTGACCGTAAGTCGCCGGCTCGCGAGTGCCAAGCAGGTTCAGGTTCGGGCCGTTGAGCACCAGAACGATAGGGGGCATGAGGGGTGACTCCACTTATTGTTTTTGGCTTTGGCCGAGGGTTTCAGCCTGTGGAGATAAAATGTACTAGATGGTTACCATGGTCAATTGAACAAAAATGGACGTGGCTTTTTATGTTCGGTGATCGCACAGAAGCAATATTGATCGAGATATGACGACAGCTTTGCTTACGTTTTTTACCGGAGATTGACCGACTCATGACCCGTTCCGACGCTAGCCTCAAAGGCGGTGAAACGTCATGTGCTTGATCACCAGTCGTCGGATTTGAAAGGAATCTCGAATCCTGAAACTTTTTAACCTAACGGATGGGTTAGCATGAAGGTGTGCAGCTACAAAGGATTGTCGATCGTCATCATGCTGCGAGATGAACATTGCCCACCACACGTTCACGTGAATGCGGGCAGTTGGAGTGCCCGATTACAGTTCAGTTTCTGGCACAACGATATTGAGCTTTGGGACGTCGTGCCGCTTTCTCGTCGACCACCCTTGGCCGTGCTGGAAGGCTTGTGTCGATCCCTTGAGCAGCCTGCTCATCTGCGACGAGCACGCGGGATCTGGTGGTCGAAATTGCAAACTGTCTGTCTCGACAATCAATTGTGGGACAGCCATTCAAACGAAGTGTTGGGGATGAAACTCGTCACTGACACGACATACAGAGTGGGATCGGCGCGTTATCTGCCAGACGAGGGCAAAACTCTTCTGACATTGATAGACGCATTGGAAGGAGTGGAAATCGATTTATGAAGGTCATCAAAGCCAAGCCATCCGCACGTCGTCCCCTCACGGAGGAGATGATCGACGTCGCCATCGAGCAAGGGCAAGCACGCCGGACGAATAGCTTGCAGGCTGTCTCCGTAACCTTTGAGAAACCATCCCTGATCATCCGTTTTGAAGACGGCAGCGGTGTGTTGCTACCGGTGGATCGTTATCCAGAGTTCGACGGATTCAACGCAGCGGACTATGAAAGCCTGACAGTCGGCTTCGCGGGCACTGCGCTTTGTCACGAGGGTAAAGACCTCGACGTTTCCATTGCCGGGATGATTTCGGCGAGCCCATCACTATTAGCCATGGCCGCTTCTGCCGTTGCTTCGCGCAACGGCCGTCAGAGCAGCGCGGCAAAGTCTGCAGCCGCGCGGGCGAATGGCAAAAAGGGCGGGCGTCCGCGTAAGATCGATCCCGCTTAGTGAGCGCCCACAAAAAAGCCGTCAATCACGACGGCTTTTTCGCCTCAGCTCCCCGCAATCAACGCCGGGTCAGCAACACACCCGATTCCATGTGATGCGTCCACGGGAATTGGTCGAACAACGCGCATTTGGTAATACGGTGCGTGTCGTGCAACTGGGCGATGTTCGCCGCCAGGGTTTCCGGGTTGCAGGAGATGTACAGGATGTTGTCGAAGCGGCGGGTCAGCTCGCAGGTGTCCGGGTCCATGCCGGCGCGCGGCGGGTCGACGAAGACGCTGCCGAACTCATAGCTCTTCAGGTCGATGCCTTGCAGGCGACGGAACGGGCGCACTTCGTTGAGCGCTTCGGTCAGTTCTTCGGCAGACAAACGCACCAGAGTGACGTTATCCACAGCGTTTTCGCTGAGGTTGCTCAATGCAGCGTTGACCGAGGTCTTGCTGATTTCGGTGGCCAGCACTTTGCGCACGCGGGTAGCGAGCGGCAGGGTGAAGTTGCCGTTGCCGCAGTACAACTCGAGCAGATCGTCGCTGCGATCGCCCAATGCCTCGTACGCCCAGTTCAGCATCTTCTGGTTCACCGTGCCGTTTGGCTGGGTGAACGCGCCTTCCGGCTGGCGATAGCTGAAGGTGCGACCGCCGACTTCGAGTTTCTCGACCACGTAATCGAGGCCAAGCACTTCGCGTTTGCCCTTCGAGCGACCGATGATGCTGACGCCGAGATCCGCAGATAGCTTGGTGGCTGCCGCGTGCCAGTGTTCGTCCAGCGGACGGTGATAGCACAGGGTGATCATCGCATCGCCGGACAGCGTGGTCAGAAATTCCACCTGAAACAGCTTGTGGCTCAGCGCCGAGCTGGCTTGCCACGCGGCCTTCAGCTGCGGCATCAACTGGTTGATGCGCAGGCTGGCAATCGGGAACTCTTCAATGAGGATCGGTGTGCGCTTGTCGTCTTGAGCGAACATCGCGTAATGCCGATCGCCGCCCTCGCGCCACAAACGGAACTCTGCGCGCAGACGGAAGTTCTGCAGCGGCGAGTCGAAAACGGTCGGCTCGGGGGCATCGAACGGCGCCAGCAGGTCCCGCAAACGCGTGACCTTGGCTTCAAGTTGCTCGGCGTAAGCCTGGGAATCGAATGTCATGCGTTGAACCAACCCAACTTGATCACAAACAGAATCGACAGAATCACCAGCGCCGGGTTCAGCTCTCGAGCGCGGCCGGACAGCAACTTGATCACGGTCCAGGCGATGAAGCCGAACGCGATGCCGTTGGCAATCGAGTAAGTGAACGGCATGGCCAGCGCGGTCACCACGACCGGCGCGGCGACAGTGATGTCGTCCCAGTCTATTTCCGCCAGGCCCGACGTCATCAACACGGCGACAAACAGCAGCGCTGGTGCAGTGGCGAAGGCCGGAACGCTGGCCGCCAGTGGCGAGAAGAACAGTGCCAGCAGGAACAGAATCGCCACGACGATGGCGGTCAGACCAGTACGGCCACCCGCACTCACGCCAGCAGCAGATTCGATGTAACTGGTGGTGGTCGACGTACCCAGCAACGAACCGGCCATGGCCGCCGTGCTGTCGGCGATCAGTGCACGACCCATTTTCGGCATGTGGCCGTCCTTGCCCATCAGGCCGGCACGCTTGGCAACGCCGATCAGGGTGCCGGAGTTGTCAAAAAGGTCGACGAACAGGAAGGCGAAAATCACGCTGACCAGACCGATGTCCAGTGCGCCTTTGATGTCCAGTTGCATAAAGGTCGGCGCCAGCGAAGGTGGCATCGAGGTCACGCCGTTGAACGGGGTGAAGCCCATGGCGATGGACACGATAGTCACGGCCAGAATGCCGATCAGCACCGCCCCGCGCACTTTCAGCGCTTCGAGGGCGACGATCAGGGCGAAACCGAGGGTGGCGAGAATCGGCGCAGGTTGTTTCAGGTCACCGAGGCCGACCATGGTCGCCGGGTTGCTGACCACGATGCCAGCGTTGTGCAGGGCGATCAGTGCCAGGAACAGGCCGATACCGGCGGCAATGGCCGAGCGCAGTGGCAGCGGGATGCTGTTGATGATCCATTCACGGATGCGGAAGATCGACAGCAGGAAGAAGCACACCGCCGAGATGAATACCGCGCCCAGCGCCACTTGCCAGGTGTGACCCATGTGCAAGACCACGGTGTAGGTGAAGAAGGCGTTCAGGCCCATGCCCGGAGCGAGGGCAATCGGGTAGTTGGCGATCAGGCCCATGATCGTCGAACCGATCGCGGCGGCCAGACAGGTGGCGACAAACACCGCACCCTTGTCCATGCCGGTCTCACCGAGAATGCTCGGGTTGACGAACAGAATGTAGGCCATGGCCAAGAAAGTCGTGATGCCCGCCAGAATCTCGGTGCGCACGTTGGTGTTGTGTGCCTTGAGTTGAAACAGCCTTTCCAGCATGTCTGCTCCCCGTGGCGCGCGTGGCGCCGTGAATGTATCGACCTCAACAGCAAAGCACAGACCGTCGCTAGCGCCTGAAAAATTGTGGTGGGCCGGAAAAAGCCGCGCATCATACCAGCAGCGTGAGGAATATGGCGGTTGTTGGTGTCGATCGTCGGCGAAGTTTTGCCTTGAAGCCAACTGCGCCATACTGCGCGCTGATTTTTTCGGGGTGGGGAACGCATGAGCAAGCGCTGGATGAACGTTTTCGGGTTAATCGCAACGCTGACGGCCGGGATGTCGACGGCTTGGGCAGCATCGGCCCCACCGTTGACGCAAGTGAAGGTGATCAAGGTGCAATCGCCTGCCTGCGGCCTTGAAGACATCGGCGATGGGCAGACGCAAACCCAGTGCAATCACAGCGGACCGAATATCAAGGTTTACGTGCTCGAAGTCGGCTACGGCAAGAGCCAGCCCCAGGTCGCACTGGACGGTTTTGAAGTGAACGGCACCCGAGCCCCGGTGTGTGCCTTTGATAACGGCAACCTCACCGAATGCACTCCCGGCAACAAAACCGTCGGTTCTCTTTATACCTTCGATCTGGCGGGCAAGCAGGAAGGCACTTTCACCTTCAGCAACACCTCGATCAACGCGCCACGCAATACAATGTCGACCCAGATTTACATCAAGTAACGGCTGTTGCAGCGCGATCCGGGTGAAGCTGACTACGCTTCAAGTATCACCCAGCGGATAGCGCCCATGACCTTTAGAGCCCTGATTACCCTCGCCGAGGGCATCGATGATCTGCAAAGTGTGACCCTGATCGACGTGCTGCGCCGCGCCGGCATCGAAGTGGTCGCCGCCAGTATTGAAGGACGACGCATGCTGACTTGCGCGCGTGGCACGCGCCTGACCGCCGACGGCATGCTGGTCGATGTGCTGGCGCAAACCTTCGACCTGATCGTCCTGCCCGGCGGCGCCGTTGGCTCTCAACACCTGGCGGCGCATCAACCGCTGCAACAACTGCTCAAGGATCAGGCCAGTGCCGGCCGCCTGTTCGCCGCCATCGGCGAATCCCCGGCCGTCGCCCTGCAACGCTTCGGTGTGCTGCGCCAGCGGCGCATGACCTGCCTGCCCAGCGCCAGTCATCAACTCTCGGGCTGTACGTTTGTTGATCAACCGGTGCTGGTCGATGGCAACTGCGTCACCGCGCAAGGCTCCAGCGCTGCGCTGGAGTTTGCCTTGACGCTGGTCGAGCAAATCGGCGGCAAGGCCTTGCGGGTGAAAGTGGCGGGGGAGTTGTAGGTCTGGATCGCTTCAGACCTTCACCTCTTCCACCGGCACATGCATCCGGTCCCGGTTAGCCAGCGTCGGAAACAACTTGATCCACGTCCCCGTGACCACCAGCGTGCCGATCCCGCCCATCACCACCGCTGGCACGGTTCCGAACCAGTGGGCTGTGACGCCGGATTCGAATTCACCCAACTGGTTTGAAGCACCGATAAACAGCCCGTTCACCGCGCTGACCCGGCCGCGCATTTCGTCCGGGGTTTCCAACTGCACGAACGACGCGCGGATGACCATGCTGATCATGTCCGCCGCGCCAAGTACTACCAGCACTGCCAGGGAGAACCAGAATGAGGTCGACAGGCCGAACGCGATGGTGGCGACGCCGAAAATGCCGACTGCGGTGAACATCACCCGACCGACATTGCGCTCCACGGCAAATCGCGCAAGGAACAGCGACATCCCCAGTGCGCCGACCGCCGGTGCCGAACGCAGCAACCCGAGGCCCCACGGTCCGGTCAGCAGGATGTCCTTGGCGAATACCGGCAGCAGCGCCGTGGCCCCGCCGAGCAGTACCGCAAACAGATCCAGCGAAATCGCCCCGAGAATGTCCGGGCGACTGCGAATGAAGCGAATCCCCGCCAGCAACGAATCCAGCGTGGCTTTGCCTTTGTTCAACGGCGTCTGCCGCGCGGGCAGGTTGAGCATCAAGGTGCAGGCAATGACGTAGAGCAGCACGGTCGGGCCATAGACCCAGACGCTGCCAAATGCGTAAAGCAAACCACCCAGCGCCGGGGCGACGATCGTTGCCGACTGTTGCGCCGACTGCGCCGCCGCTACGGCCCGAGGGAATAGCGCGCTGGGCACAATACTTGGCAGCAACGCCTGTGTGGTCGGCATCTCGAACGAGCGCGCCGCGCCGAGCAGGAAGGCGAGGATGAAGATCATCTCGCGGGTCACGTGATCGGTGGCGCTACCGATGGCCAGTGCCAGCGCGATCAACGCCTGTAACGACTGGCAGATCGCCGCGACTTTGCGCCGGTCATAACGGTCGGCGACATGCCCGGTGTGCAGCATGAACAGCACGCGCGGAGCGAATTCGACCAGCCCGACCAGACCCAGATCGAGGACGTTGCCGGTCAATTGGTAGAGGTTCCAGCCAATCGCCACGGTGAGCATCTGGAAACCGCTGGCGGTAAAGATCCGCGCGAACCAGAAAGCGAGAAACGGGCGGTGATGACGTAACAGCAGGGGCTCTTGGCTGGGCATCTGAAGGCAGGTCTGGCTCGAGGGGAATGCCGAGGTTATCACCAGTTTGTAACAGGAAGTTGCTATGGCAAAAAATTTAGTTAGGAGGACATCGAATTTTTTGCGGTGCAGATTGATTCCGCTGTTCGGGAATTTGTGTCGTCCTCGGAATCTGTACTGTTTTCCCCGCTTACGACACGCCGGGGATTTGTTGCAGAGCATTGCCCCGCCGATGAGGCAACTTGTCACGCGGCAAACGACCACGCAGTTCATCGGTAAAAATGGGACTACTCTTTCAACGTTGCTTGATCCAGATCAAGACCCAAAAGGAATTGATCCGGTGGCCAGTTGGCCAGACTCCCTGCGTTGCGATGGTTGTTTAAAAAGAACGAATCGGAATTCGCCGCACTCCATATCCGTGGGGGCAGTGGGTGCAGGCCTCCGGGTCCGCAGCCGGTATTACCTGACAGAGGAAGCCATATGTTCGGTTTAGAGGCACTAGATCTCGCCCGAATTCAGTTCGCGTTCACCATCTCGTTCCACATCCTGTTCCCGGCCATCACCATTGGCCTGGCGAGTTACCTCGCGGTACTCGAAGGCCTGTGGCTGAAAACCCGTAACGACACCTACCGTGACCTCTACCATTTCTGGTCGAAGATCTTCGCCGTCAACTTCGGCATGGGTGTGGTCTCGGGGCTGGTCATGGCCTATCAGTTCGGCACCAACTGGAGCCGCTTCTCGGACTTCGCCGGCGCCGTCACCGGACCATTGCTGACCTATGAAGTGCTCACGGCATTCTTCCTCGAGGCCGGTTTCCTTGGGGTGATGTTGTTCGGCTGGAACAAGGTCGGGCGCGGGCTGCACTTCTTTTCCACCGTCATGGTGGCGATCGGCACGCTGATTTCGACCTTCTGGATTCTCGCGTCCAACAGCTGGATGCAGACCCCGCAGGGCTTCGAAATCATCAACGGTCAGGTGATTCCCACCGACTGGCTGGCGATCATCTTCAACCCATCGTTCCCCTATCGCCTGATGCACATGGCGACGGCTGCGTTCGTCGCTACGGCATTCTTCGTCGGCTCCTCGGCGGCCTGGCACTTGCTGCGTGGCAAGGACAATCCGGCGATCCGCACGATGCTGTCGATGGCGATGTGGATGGCGCTGATTGTCGCGCCGATCCAGGCGGTCATCGGCGACTTCCATGGTCTGAATACGCTCAAGCATCAGCCGGCAAAAATCGCCGCGATCGAAGGTCACTGGGAAAACCACGGTGACGAAGCGACGCCGCTGATTCTGTTCGGCTGGCCGGACATGAAGGAAGAGAAAACCAAGTTCGCCGTGGAGATTCCGTATCTCGGCAGCCTTATCCTCACGCACTCGCTGGACAAACAGGTGCCAGCGCTCAAGGAGTTTCCGCCGGAAGACCGGCCGAATTCGACCATCGTGTTCTGGTCGTTCCGGGTCATGGTCGGCCTCGGTTTCCTGATGATCTTCACCGGTCTGTGGAGCCTGTGGTTGCGCAAACGCGACACGCTCTACACCTCACGGCCATTCCTTTATCTGGCGTTGTGGATGGGGCCGTCCGGCCTGATCGCGATCCTCGCTGGCTGGTTCACCACTGAAATCGGCCGTCAGCCGTGGGTGGTCTACGGGCTGATGCGCACGGCGGATGCGTCCTCCAACCACAGCTTCATGCAGATGAGCATCACCCTGATCATGTTTGTGGTGGTGTACTTCGCCCTGTTCGGCGCAGGTCTCGGTTACATGATGCGTCTGGTGCGCAAAGGGCCGAAGATCAGCGAGGGTGCCGAAACGCCGCAAGGTGGTCCAGGCAAACCGCGCACACCGGCGCGTCCGTTGTCCGCCGCCGACGATTCGGCCGATGCCGATCACGACGACACCCCCAGCCTGACCAAGGAGATTTGAGCCATGGGTATTGATCTTCCGCTGATCTGGGCCGTGATCATCATCTTCGGCATCATGATGTACGTGGTCATGGACGGCTTCGATCTGGGCATCGGGATTCTTTTCCCGTTCATCCCTGGCAAAGTCGACCGTGACGTGATGATGAACACTGTGGCCCCGGTCTGGGACGGCAACGAAACCTGGCTGGTACTGGGCGGCGCGGCGTTGTTTGGCGCGTTCCCGCTGGCCTATTCGGTGGTGTTGTCGGCGCTGTACCTGCCGCTGATCTTTATGTTGATCGGTTTGATCTTCCGTGGTGTGGCGTTCGAGTTCCGCTTCAAGGCCAAGGACGACAAGCGTCATCTCTGGGACAAGGCCTTCATCGGCGGCTCGGTGGCGGCAACGTTCTTCCAGGGCGTGGCGCTGGGCGCGTTCATCGATGGCTTGCCGGTGGTCAATCGGCAGTTCGCCGGCGGTTCACTGGACTGGCTGACGCCGTTCACAATGTTCTGCGGCGCCGCGCTGGTGGTGGCCTATGCCTTGCTCGGCTGTACCTGGCTGATCATGAAAACCGAAGGCAAGCTGCAGGAACAGATGCATGACCTGGCACGGCCATTGGCTTTCGTACTGCTGGCCGTGATCGGTATTGTCAGTATCTGGACGCCGTTGGCTCATCCGGATATTGCCACCCGCTGGTTCAGCATGCCGAACCTGTTCTGGTTCATGCCGGTGCCGATTCTGGTGCTGGTGACGATGTACGGCCTGATCCGCGCGGTGGCGCGCAACGCCAACTACATGCCGTTCCTGCTGACCCTGGTGCTGATCTTCCTCGGCTATAGCGGCCTCGGTATCAGCCTGTGGCCGAACATCGTGCCGCCGTCGATCTCGATCTGGGACGCCGCCGCACCGCCGCAAAGTCAGGGCTTCATGCTGGTGGGCACGCTGTTCATCATCCCGTTCATCCTGGGTTACACCTTCTGGAGCTACTACGTGTTCCGCGGCAAGGTCACCCACGAAGACGGCTATCACTAAGCAAAACCCTGTGGGAGCGAGCCTGCTCGCGATGGCGTCGGCGATGGCGCCATCAATCTTGAAGAGGTTTGAAGAAAATGACTGGAAAACATTCCCTGCACGACATTGAACAAGCCGAAAAAAAACCGCTGTGGCAGCGGCTCGGCTGGTTGGCCCTGATCTGGGTCGGCAGTGTCGGCGCGCTGTTCATCGTCGCCAGCCTGATGCGCATGTTCATGAATGCCGCAGGCCTGACCACGCACTGAATCATCCCGTCCCGGCGCCTTCGGGTACGGCTTTGCAACCCTCCTTGCGGAGGGTTTTTTTTGCCTGGCGGTTTACTTGCGGGCTTTGAGGATCACGAATTTCGGTGTGGCGGCCACTTGCTCGACGCCACGGAACAGCCGCGCCAGTTTGCTGTGGTAACCCAGATGGCGGTTGCCGACGATGTACAGCGCGCCACCCACCACCAGTGCTTCGCGCGCCTGCTGGAACATGCGCCAGGCCAGAAAGTCACCGACCACTTGCTGCTGATGGAACGGCGGATTGCACAGCACCACGTCCAGTGATTGTGCTTCCTGCCCGGCCAGACCATCGCCGGCACGCACAATCACCTCGCGATCGCCCAGCGCTGCGCGCCAGTTCTCGGCAGCCGATTGCACCGCCATGAACGACTCGTCGACCAGCGTGTAATGCGCATCGGGGTTTTGCAGCGCACTCGCGATGGCCAGAACACCATTGCCACAGCCCAGATCGGCGACTCGGGCATTGCCCAGGTTTTTCGGCAGATGCGGGAGGAAGGCGCGTGTGCCGATGTCCAGGCCTTCGCGGCAGAACACGTTGGCGTGGTTAAGCAATTCGATCGACGGCTCGT contains these protein-coding regions:
- the aroQ gene encoding type II 3-dehydroquinate dehydratase; the encoded protein is MPPIVLVLNGPNLNLLGTREPATYGHETLADISALCGRAAEEFGLAVEFRQTNHEGELLDWIHAARGRCAGIVINPAAWTHTSVAIRDALVASELPVIEVHLSNVHAREPFRHHSFVSAIATAVMAGFGSHGYRLALEHFSQRLKG
- a CDS encoding DUF2442 domain-containing protein; the protein is MKVIKAKPSARRPLTEEMIDVAIEQGQARRTNSLQAVSVTFEKPSLIIRFEDGSGVLLPVDRYPEFDGFNAADYESLTVGFAGTALCHEGKDLDVSIAGMISASPSLLAMAASAVASRNGRQSSAAKSAAARANGKKGGRPRKIDPA
- the trmA gene encoding tRNA (uridine(54)-C5)-methyltransferase TrmA, yielding MTFDSQAYAEQLEAKVTRLRDLLAPFDAPEPTVFDSPLQNFRLRAEFRLWREGGDRHYAMFAQDDKRTPILIEEFPIASLRINQLMPQLKAAWQASSALSHKLFQVEFLTTLSGDAMITLCYHRPLDEHWHAAATKLSADLGVSIIGRSKGKREVLGLDYVVEKLEVGGRTFSYRQPEGAFTQPNGTVNQKMLNWAYEALGDRSDDLLELYCGNGNFTLPLATRVRKVLATEISKTSVNAALSNLSENAVDNVTLVRLSAEELTEALNEVRPFRRLQGIDLKSYEFGSVFVDPPRAGMDPDTCELTRRFDNILYISCNPETLAANIAQLHDTHRITKCALFDQFPWTHHMESGVLLTRR
- a CDS encoding NCS2 family permease produces the protein MLERLFQLKAHNTNVRTEILAGITTFLAMAYILFVNPSILGETGMDKGAVFVATCLAAAIGSTIMGLIANYPIALAPGMGLNAFFTYTVVLHMGHTWQVALGAVFISAVCFFLLSIFRIREWIINSIPLPLRSAIAAGIGLFLALIALHNAGIVVSNPATMVGLGDLKQPAPILATLGFALIVALEALKVRGAVLIGILAVTIVSIAMGFTPFNGVTSMPPSLAPTFMQLDIKGALDIGLVSVIFAFLFVDLFDNSGTLIGVAKRAGLMGKDGHMPKMGRALIADSTAAMAGSLLGTSTTTSYIESAAGVSAGGRTGLTAIVVAILFLLALFFSPLAASVPAFATAPALLFVAVLMTSGLAEIDWDDITVAAPVVVTALAMPFTYSIANGIAFGFIAWTVIKLLSGRARELNPALVILSILFVIKLGWFNA
- a CDS encoding DUF4879 domain-containing protein, producing the protein MSKRWMNVFGLIATLTAGMSTAWAASAPPLTQVKVIKVQSPACGLEDIGDGQTQTQCNHSGPNIKVYVLEVGYGKSQPQVALDGFEVNGTRAPVCAFDNGNLTECTPGNKTVGSLYTFDLAGKQEGTFTFSNTSINAPRNTMSTQIYIK
- a CDS encoding DJ-1 family glyoxalase III, which produces MTFRALITLAEGIDDLQSVTLIDVLRRAGIEVVAASIEGRRMLTCARGTRLTADGMLVDVLAQTFDLIVLPGGAVGSQHLAAHQPLQQLLKDQASAGRLFAAIGESPAVALQRFGVLRQRRMTCLPSASHQLSGCTFVDQPVLVDGNCVTAQGSSAALEFALTLVEQIGGKALRVKVAGEL
- a CDS encoding MFS transporter; protein product: MPSQEPLLLRHHRPFLAFWFARIFTASGFQMLTVAIGWNLYQLTGNVLDLGLVGLVEFAPRVLFMLHTGHVADRYDRRKVAAICQSLQALIALALAIGSATDHVTREMIFILAFLLGAARSFEMPTTQALLPSIVPSALFPRAVAAAQSAQQSATIVAPALGGLLYAFGSVWVYGPTVLLYVIACTLMLNLPARQTPLNKGKATLDSLLAGIRFIRSRPDILGAISLDLFAVLLGGATALLPVFAKDILLTGPWGLGLLRSAPAVGALGMSLFLARFAVERNVGRVMFTAVGIFGVATIAFGLSTSFWFSLAVLVVLGAADMISMVIRASFVQLETPDEMRGRVSAVNGLFIGASNQLGEFESGVTAHWFGTVPAVVMGGIGTLVVTGTWIKLFPTLANRDRMHVPVEEVKV
- a CDS encoding cytochrome ubiquinol oxidase subunit I gives rise to the protein MFGLEALDLARIQFAFTISFHILFPAITIGLASYLAVLEGLWLKTRNDTYRDLYHFWSKIFAVNFGMGVVSGLVMAYQFGTNWSRFSDFAGAVTGPLLTYEVLTAFFLEAGFLGVMLFGWNKVGRGLHFFSTVMVAIGTLISTFWILASNSWMQTPQGFEIINGQVIPTDWLAIIFNPSFPYRLMHMATAAFVATAFFVGSSAAWHLLRGKDNPAIRTMLSMAMWMALIVAPIQAVIGDFHGLNTLKHQPAKIAAIEGHWENHGDEATPLILFGWPDMKEEKTKFAVEIPYLGSLILTHSLDKQVPALKEFPPEDRPNSTIVFWSFRVMVGLGFLMIFTGLWSLWLRKRDTLYTSRPFLYLALWMGPSGLIAILAGWFTTEIGRQPWVVYGLMRTADASSNHSFMQMSITLIMFVVVYFALFGAGLGYMMRLVRKGPKISEGAETPQGGPGKPRTPARPLSAADDSADADHDDTPSLTKEI
- the cydB gene encoding cytochrome d ubiquinol oxidase subunit II; the encoded protein is MGIDLPLIWAVIIIFGIMMYVVMDGFDLGIGILFPFIPGKVDRDVMMNTVAPVWDGNETWLVLGGAALFGAFPLAYSVVLSALYLPLIFMLIGLIFRGVAFEFRFKAKDDKRHLWDKAFIGGSVAATFFQGVALGAFIDGLPVVNRQFAGGSLDWLTPFTMFCGAALVVAYALLGCTWLIMKTEGKLQEQMHDLARPLAFVLLAVIGIVSIWTPLAHPDIATRWFSMPNLFWFMPVPILVLVTMYGLIRAVARNANYMPFLLTLVLIFLGYSGLGISLWPNIVPPSISIWDAAAPPQSQGFMLVGTLFIIPFILGYTFWSYYVFRGKVTHEDGYH
- a CDS encoding DUF2474 domain-containing protein, with the translated sequence MTGKHSLHDIEQAEKKPLWQRLGWLALIWVGSVGALFIVASLMRMFMNAAGLTTH